One genomic window of Leptotrichia shahii includes the following:
- a CDS encoding DEAD/DEAH box helicase → MQKFEDFGLSTEMLNALSKKGFEEPSEIQKLVIPELLKERTHLIGQAQTGTGKTAAFGIPILETIEADKTVRALILTPTRELANQVADEIYSLKGEKNLKVLAVYGGASIENQIKKLKSGVDIVVGTPGRVMDLMRKKILKVDQLDYFVLDEADEMLNMGFLEDIEAILEKTNDEKKMLFFSATIPKAIMAIAKKFMPEHKLLKVEKKELTTNLTEQIYYEVKQEDKFEALCRVLDYEQDFYGIVFCRTKSEVDDVTNKLKARNYDAECIHGDITQVLRQKALDLFKKKILTILVATDVAARGIDVSNLTHVINYSIPQEAESYVHRIGRTGRAGQKGIAITFVTPREASKLAQIKRITKTDIKREHIPNVEEILEAKKEALLAYVDEIIMENDFDTYLELAQRLMDGRDAKQVLASVLRHVYEDEFLPENYNEITDVRVKIDDKTRLFIALGSKDGYNVGRLLDLLNKKAKTPGRKVKDVKIMDKYSFITVPLQEAQFIMRALNSKKDAKPLVEEATGSRNGGGEKSGKKSDRRRDRKGRKKSSEKRSSKKSDKSSKNKKDKKTRKVKK, encoded by the coding sequence ATGCAAAAATTTGAAGATTTTGGATTAAGTACAGAGATGCTTAATGCTTTGAGTAAAAAAGGATTTGAGGAGCCAAGTGAAATACAAAAACTGGTAATTCCTGAATTACTAAAGGAAAGAACACATTTAATAGGACAGGCACAAACAGGAACAGGAAAAACAGCCGCATTTGGTATTCCAATTTTGGAAACAATTGAAGCAGATAAAACAGTTAGAGCTTTAATTTTAACACCAACAAGAGAACTTGCCAATCAAGTTGCTGATGAAATTTATTCGTTGAAGGGGGAAAAGAATTTAAAGGTTCTTGCAGTTTATGGTGGAGCTTCTATTGAAAATCAAATTAAGAAATTAAAGTCAGGAGTTGACATTGTTGTTGGAACGCCTGGACGTGTTATGGATTTGATGAGGAAAAAAATCCTAAAAGTTGATCAATTAGACTATTTTGTACTGGATGAAGCTGATGAAATGCTTAATATGGGATTTTTAGAAGATATTGAAGCAATTTTGGAAAAAACTAACGATGAGAAAAAAATGCTATTCTTTTCAGCCACAATTCCTAAAGCAATTATGGCTATCGCTAAAAAATTTATGCCAGAGCATAAATTATTAAAAGTTGAAAAAAAAGAACTTACAACTAATTTGACTGAGCAAATTTATTATGAAGTTAAGCAAGAAGATAAGTTTGAAGCATTATGCAGAGTTTTAGATTATGAACAAGATTTTTACGGAATCGTTTTCTGTCGTACAAAATCAGAAGTTGACGATGTTACAAATAAGTTAAAAGCTAGAAACTACGATGCTGAATGTATTCACGGAGATATTACTCAAGTTCTTAGACAAAAAGCTCTTGATCTATTCAAGAAAAAGATATTAACAATATTAGTTGCGACAGACGTTGCTGCACGTGGAATTGATGTAAGCAACCTGACACACGTTATAAACTATTCTATTCCGCAAGAAGCTGAATCTTACGTTCACAGAATCGGAAGAACAGGACGTGCTGGGCAAAAAGGTATAGCAATAACTTTTGTAACACCAAGAGAAGCAAGTAAACTTGCCCAAATTAAACGTATTACAAAAACAGACATCAAAAGAGAACATATTCCAAACGTAGAGGAAATTTTAGAAGCTAAAAAAGAGGCACTGCTTGCTTACGTAGATGAAATCATAATGGAAAATGATTTTGATACATATTTAGAACTTGCCCAAAGACTTATGGATGGAAGAGATGCTAAACAAGTCCTGGCTTCTGTATTAAGACATGTTTATGAAGATGAGTTCTTGCCTGAAAACTATAATGAAATAACAGATGTAAGAGTTAAAATTGATGATAAGACAAGATTATTTATCGCTCTTGGAAGTAAAGATGGCTACAATGTCGGAAGATTACTCGATTTGTTAAATAAAAAAGCAAAAACTCCAGGAAGAAAAGTAAAAGATGTAAAAATTATGGACAAATATTCTTTTATAACAGTACCATTACAAGAAGCACAATTCATAATGCGAGCCTTAAATTCTAAAAAAGATGCAAAACCGCTTGTTGAAGAAGCTACTGGAAGCAGAAACGGTGGTGGCGAAAAATCTGGCAAAAAGTCAGATAGAAGAAGAGATAGAAAAGGAAGAAAAAAATCTTCAGAAAAAAGATCTAGCAAAAAATCAGATAAATCTTCTAAAAATAAAAAAGATAAAAAAACAAGAAAAGTAAAAAAGTAA